Genomic DNA from Puniceicoccales bacterium:
CTATGCCATAAAAAAACAACATTGACATACCATAAACAGCCATCGCAGGCAAATTTCTAAGATTAGCCACAGCAGCAAAATTCATCATTGCGAGAGAAAATACACTAATCGTACCAACCTTTTTTATACTACTTATATTACCCATTTCCGCTACCAAATAACATATTTCGACACCTGTCAATAATATTTAACATTATATTTATACATTTTACGAAAGTAATGCGGCACTTATGGCGTAACATATAAAAAATAAAGATATAAAAAATTTTACATCCATTGCAGAAATCGAGTCTAAGTCTGCATAATTTTCTCAAAAATCAATACTTTTATGCTCCTTTGTACCTTTCATTTTTTGTATTAATTTTTCTCGTATTCACCACCATTGGCCATAGATTAAAGCCATGAATGAAGTTATCTACTATACCATAAAGGCCCTTGAGGCACTGCAACAAAGTGGCCAAGAAGATATTTCTATCAGCGATGAAAATGTAAAATTTCTACTATCATTGGTTTCCGATGATAATCCACCAACGGCAAGTAAAATTACTCCCAACAACATCGATGAAATTATTTCACCTAACGCCACATACCAACCCATTACCCATGAAGATGTTACGCCCTATGCCGCCAAGGAATCCGAACAGCAATGCAAAACTCACTCCACAGCCAACGAAAAAATTACTCCCAACAACATCGATGAAATTATTTCACCTAACGCCATATATCAACCCATTGCCCATGAAGATGTTACGCCCTATGCCGCCAAGGAATCCGAACAGCAATGCAAAAACTACATTTCATTGCCGGAAGGTAACAAAGAGGAACAATGGCTCTGGCTGCGAAGCAAGGTTATGACCTGCCCCATATGCAACAAAAACCTAAATCCAGGAAAAAAAATAGTCTTTGGCGTAGGAAATCTATATGCAGATATTTTTCTATGCGGAGAAGCACCTGGCGCTGATGAAGAGATTGTTGGAGAACCATTTGTAGGTCGTGCCGGACAATTGTTAACGAAAATAATCGCGGCTATGGGCCTATCGAGAACCGATGTCTATATAGGAAATATCATGAATTGGCGCCCTAAAATGCCGACGGATTTCGGCAATCGCCCGCCAACCAAAGAAGAGATGCAATTCTGCCTGCCCTATCTATGCGCCCAACTGCAAATCGTAAAACCAAAGGTAATTCTAGCACTTGGCGCCACAGCCTTAAACGGTTTGCTTGGCCATGATAATTCCAGAAAAATGTCTAAGGTTCGGGGGAAGTGGCTTGAATTCAATGGCATAAAACTCATGCCAACTTTTCATCCATCCTATGTATTGCGAAATAATGGTCTTCAAACCAAACGAATGATTTGGGAAGATTTTATGAAAGTCATGGAATTTCTTAACATGCCCATATCAAATAAACAGCAAAAATTTTTTACTTGATATCGATCTTGTTTGACAATATCCTAGCAATCAAACAGTATGCCAAAGCTCGGGTTATGAAAAATCTAAGAACAATTTTGATTGTTTCATCCCTGCTTTTAACGGCAGGACTGGTTCTTCTTGGATTTAAATATAAAACGCCATCCAATGAAATAAAACATATTCTGCTTGAAAGACATATGGAAAAAAAACTTGAAGCAGCTCCTGTGATTGCCATGGCCCGCGATGCGATGGAAATTTGCCTGAAATTCCTGGTAAATCAAGCATCTCCTAAGGAGATTGAAGGGCAAAAACAGCTGCTGCTTAAGCAAAGATCAACGGTACCAATATCTTGCCGAGAGGCATTTAACACATTCCTATTTTTCATTGATGAAATAGCAAACGAAAATATTAGCGCCATCAACAAAGACCAGATGGATGATCTCCAAAAAGCTTTACATAGCGCATTCACTGATTTAGTGACCACTTATGTATCCTATCTCGATGATCAATATGGATATCCAAATCTAGAAAAGCCAGGAAAAATAGATCTGGATTGATTAAACCGTACCAACTGGCTTATC
This window encodes:
- a CDS encoding uracil-DNA glycosylase is translated as MNEVIYYTIKALEALQQSGQEDISISDENVKFLLSLVSDDNPPTASKITPNNIDEIISPNATYQPITHEDVTPYAAKESEQQCKTHSTANEKITPNNIDEIISPNAIYQPIAHEDVTPYAAKESEQQCKNYISLPEGNKEEQWLWLRSKVMTCPICNKNLNPGKKIVFGVGNLYADIFLCGEAPGADEEIVGEPFVGRAGQLLTKIIAAMGLSRTDVYIGNIMNWRPKMPTDFGNRPPTKEEMQFCLPYLCAQLQIVKPKVILALGATALNGLLGHDNSRKMSKVRGKWLEFNGIKLMPTFHPSYVLRNNGLQTKRMIWEDFMKVMEFLNMPISNKQQKFFT